The region TTTCTCTGGCCCAAGTGTTGGCTCCCCAAGCAAATCTCGCAATAAGGGGTCGATCAAAGTTGGGTCAAAAGGCTCATGCTCGACAGTTCTTTCTGTATCTATTCGAACAACCGCAGGTGCAACATTCTCAACAGCCTTCGCAACAAAGCTGTGCGTATATTCGTCAGACGCTTGAATACTCCCATAAATAGGGTTAACAGCGCCTAACAAAATAATTAAAGACAGAATCGATGCAAAATATCCTGGAAATCTCATAGAACTCTCAACATCACCGGCATTATTTATTTTAATGCTGAGAGCAAATCAACTGCAGCGAAGGTAAAAACAAAAATCTAGATGAGATAAAACCAATTCAATTATAGAAAAGTAAAAGATCATCCAGTAGAATTATCTTGTCTGACGGTTACCTCCATATGGAGGCAGATTAAATCAAAACCTGTTGGGCTTAAATCACCCAACTAGCATTTCTGCCTCTTGCAAAAGCATATCGTCAAAGATTTAGAACTTTTAGCAGCAAATGCGGCTGCTAAAGAGGGCTTTGAGATAATTAGGTTGGAAGTACTTGCCCAAATGAAGCCTATGAAAATTCAACTTCAAATTCGCCATAAAAATGGTAGTGATGTTTCTTTGGAAGATTGTTCTCGATTAAGTAGGCCAATTGGAGAAGTTATAGAGAATTCTAAATTAATTAATCAATCATATATTTTAGAAATTAGCAGCCCTGGTCTCAGTGATATCTTGGAAACAGATAAAGAGTTTGCAACATTCAAAGGGTTTCCAATTCAAGTTTCTACAAAAAATAAATCAAATTCTACAATTCTTCAAAATGGATTGTTACACACAAAATCAAAAGAACACCTGCTCATAAATATCAAAGGCAAAATGAGCAAAATACCAATAGACAATGTTATTCAAGTGCGACTAGCTAGTCCCACTGATTAGCATCAAAAAGATTAAACCAATCATTTCACATTTATTCCCCATCATCGATGGCATTAGTTCTTCTCCCTGGACTCAATAATTTAATCGAAGACATAAGTGAGGAGAAAAAACTCCCTGCTCAAGTCGTCGAAACAGCTCTTAGGGAAGCTTTGCTCAAAGGGTATGAAAGATATCGCAAAACGCTTTACTTAGGAATAAATGAGAATCCTTTTGAAGAAGAATATTTCAGCAATTTCGACATAGGTTTAGACCTTGATCAAGAAGGATATAGGGTATTAGCAAGCAAAATAATTGTTGAAGAAGTTGATAGTGAAGACCATCAAATAGCACTAGCAGAAGTAATGCAAGTCGCTGAAGATGCCCAAGCAGGTGACACTGTCGTACTTGATGTAACTCCAGAGAAAGAGGAGTTTGGTCGAATGGCTGCTTCAACCACAAAACAAGTTCTTTCGCAAAAGCTAAGAGATCAGCAAAGACGAATGATTCAGGAAGAATTTGCAGATCTTGAGGACCCTGTCTTAACAGCTCGCGTAATTCGTTTTGAACGTCAATCAGTGATCATGGCAGTAAGTTCTGGGTTGGGAAGGCCAGAAGTCGAAGCAGAGCTACCTAGGAGAGACCAGTTGCCAAACGATAACTATCGAGCCAATGCAACATTCAAAGTCTTTCTTAAAGAAGTTAGTGAAGTTCCTAGACGCGGTCCTCAGTTATTTGTGAGTCGAGCCAATGCAGGTTTAGTTGTTTATTTATTTGAAAATGAAGTTCCTGAAATCCAAGAAGGTTCTGTAAGAATTGTTGCTGTTGCTCGAGAAGCAAATCCCCCTAGTAGATCTGTAGGGCCACGGACAAAAGTTGCAGTAGATAGTATTGAAAGAGAAGTAGATCCAGTTGGAGCATGTATTGGAGCTAGAGGTTCAAGAATTCAACAAGTGGTCAATGAGCTTAGAGGGGAAAAAATTGATGTCATACGTTGGTCTACTGACCCAATTCAATACATTTGCAATTCTCTCAGTCCAGCCAGAGTTGAGAACGTAAGATTAGTAGACCCAGATGGGCAACACGCGCATGTACTTGTTCCTCCTGATCAATTAAGTCTCGCAATAGGTAGAGAAGGTCAAAACGTAAGACTTGCAGCCAGGCTAACTGGATGGAAAATTGATATTAAAAACTCTCAAGAATACGACCAATCTGCCGAAGATGCCATTGTGGCTGAGCTTATCACTCACAGAGAAGAAGAAGAATCCCTACAAAAAGAAGCCGAAGATCGCCTTGCTGCTGAGCAAGCTGCGAGGGCTGAAGAAGATGCTCGTCTAAGAGAGCTATACCCTCTTCCTGAAGATGAAGAAGAAGAATCTGAAAATATAGAAAACGACACAAGTAGTCTCGAAATGAATTACAACGATGAAGAAAGTAAAGATTCTTATATACCAGAAGAATCTAATTCCAATGAGGATAGAGAGCGGTGAAACGAAATTCCGTCCTGCGTCGCTGTGTTGCTTGTAAAAAGCTTGTTGACCGTAAGCAACTTTGGAGAGTAGTCAGGGACTATCAGGATGGCATTGTTCTCGATCAAGGTATGGGTAGATCTGCTTATCTATGTCCTTCAGAGAATTGCCTAAAAGAAGCATGGCAGCGAAAACGTTTGCAAAAAGCTCTGAGATGTCAGGTAAATGTAAGTGTTTTAGAGGTGCTGCAAAATAGATTGAATCACTGCAATGATTCAATTACTAAGGCAATATAAAAGATGTAACCCAAATCAAAGGGAACTACTGACAATTATTGCCTGTATCCACTCAAAAATTTAATGACCAGCAGCGGCAAAATCAGAATCTACGAGCTCTCCAGAGATTTACATCTGGAAAATAAAGATGTGCTTGACGCTGCAAACAAACTTTCAATATCAGCGAAGAGCCATAGCAGCTCTATTAGTGATGAAGACGCAACAAAAATCAAAAAGTTACTTTTGGCTCAAAAAAGTTCAAACTCTTCTTCGCCTCCAGCAAAGCAAAAACCAAACAAAGAAATACTAACCCTTAAGAAAGCCATTACTTCTCCTCCAACAAAGTCAGAAGCTAATGCAAAAACTAATGCTTCTCTAGACAAAACTTCCAGCCTAAAGAATAAGCCTGCTAGTCCAAAAAAGGAAATTCCAACATCTCCTAAACCTCCCTCTGCTGCGAAACAGAGAGTTGATGCGATAAAAAAACCAACTCCTTCAATATCTAAAAACAATTCATTAAAAGTACAGCCAACAATAAAAAAGCCTTCTTTAGTCTCTCCGAAACAACCAAATATTCCATCACCACCGATTGCACCAAATAAAGGAATCAAACCAACTATTAAAAGACAAGATTCAAATAATGAAAATCTTGAAACAAATAAAACCAAGGCAAAGCCAAATATTGTTAGCAAGCCCCAAGCCAGACAAATTAAACAATCCTCAGATTTAATTAATCGTTCTCCAAAAACATCTCCTAAGCAACCAATTCAAGAAATACAAACAAACAAGCCTAAAGCTCCTCAAAGACCAATAGCTCCGCCCCCACGACCAAAAGTACAGTCACAATTCAATCAAAAGCCTGGAAACAATAATCTAAGAGGCGGTCCAAATCAACGCAAAGGTATACCCCAAGGAGCCCCTTCAGGCCAACCAGGTAGTACAAAACATCCAAGGAATCTCCCTACAGGTTCGTACAAAGGAAATCGAGTAGAACTTGTAGGCGCACCTATTAGACGAAACACTAAGCCTGACAATGGTGGCAGAGGAGCAAGAGATGGTAACTTCCGTCAAGGAGGTCCAAATCAAGGTCCCCCAATATCGCGACAAGGTGGAGCTAGACGACAAGAAGGAGGCGGAGGGCGTGGTCAACAAATGAGACCACGCACAGGGATGCCTCCTGGCATGCGTAAGCCAGTAGCACCTGGAGAGCTTATGCAATTGCAGAAGCCAACAAGCAGCGCTACACCTCCTATAAAGCGTGGTGACCTTAATAAAGGTCCTAAAAAGGATGGCATCTCAACTGCCAAACCACCTGCTAACAGACCAACCCCTTCTGCAGCCCCTAAACGGCCGCCAGCAAGAACAGGTGCTCCAGGTTCCTCAAGAAAAAGAAAGCCTGATTGGGATGATGCCGCTAAACTTGAAGCTCTTAGAAACAAATCGCCTCAAAAGCAACGTCAAAAAGTTCACATTATTGGTGAAAACGATGATGCTTTAACTGCAGAAACAAGTGGCTTTGCAGGTGGAGGTCAAGCAGTAGTACTTTCAGCAAGTCTTGCACGCCCTGGCAAACCAAAAGCAAGCAAAAAAAGTGGTTCCAAGCCAACAGGTGCACTCCGCAAACGCAAAAAAGAATCAACTCGACAAAGGCAACGTAGAAGAGCTATGGAATTGCGAGCTGCTAGAGAAGCTAAGCAAATTCGTCCGGAAATGATTGTTGTTCCTGAAGACAACATCACCGTCCAAGAGCTTGCTGACAAACTGAGCGTAGAGAGTTCTGAAATCATCAAATCTCTTTTCTTTAAGGGCATTACCGCAACAGTTACTCAATCATTAGATCTATCAACAATTGAAACTGTCGCAGAAGAATTTGGTGTCCCTGTTTTACAAGACGACATCGAAGAGGCTGCAAAGAAAACTGTTGAGATGATCGAAGAAACAGATATCAAACACTTAACGAGAAGACCACCAGTAGTAACAGTTATGGGGCATGTAGATCATGGGAAAACAAGTCTTCTCGATGCAATTCGCAAAGCAAGAGTCGCAGCAGGAGAGGCGGGAGGCATTACTCAGCATATTGGCGCTTATCAAGTCGAAGTCGAACATGAAAAGAAGCTACGCACCCTAACATTTTTGGATACTCCTGGTCATGAAGCTTTCACAGCAATGCGAGCTAGAGGAACAAAAGTCACTGATGTAGCTGTTCTTGTAGTCGCAGCTGATGATGGCGTCAGGCCACAAACCTTAGAAGCTATTAGTCACGCACGCGCAGCAAAAGTGCCAATAGTAGTTGCTATTAACAAAATTGATAAAGAAGGAGCGTCTCCTGATCGCGTAAAACAAGAGTTATCTGAGCAAGAGTTAGTAGCTGAAGAATGGGGTGGAGATGTAGTAATGATGCCCGTAAGCGCAATAAAAGGAGAAAATATAGATAAGTTATTAGAAATGATTCTTCTAGTCACTGAAGTTGAAGACTTACAAGCCAACCCAGCACGGCTCGCTAAAGGAACTGTAATCGAAGCACATCTTGATAAAGCAAAAGGACCTGTGGCGACATTGCTAGTACAAAATGGCACATTGAAAGCAGGCGATGTTGTAGCCGCTGGGCCTGTGCTTGGAAAAGTTAGAGCAATGGTTGATGAAAATGGGAAACGACTAAAAGAAGCTGGTCCTTCATGCCCAGTGGAAGCTCTTGGATTTAATGAAGTACCTACAGCCGGAGATGAATTCGAAGTCTACCCCGATGAAAAATCCGCAAGAAGTGTAGTAGGTGAAAGAGCTTCTGATGCTAGAGCTACACGCTTAGCGCAACAAATGGCGTCAAGAAGAGTATCTCTTTCAGCAATGTCAGGCCAAGTGAATGATGGTGATCTCAAAGAGTTAAACCTTATTCTTAAAGCTGATGTGCAAGGAAGCGTTGAGGCCATACTAGGTTCATTAGAACAACTGCCAAAAGATGAAGTCCAAGTCAGAGTCCTCCTATCTGCTCCAGGTGAAATAACAGAAACAGATGTTGATCTTGCTGCCGCCTCCGGAGCAGTAATTATTGGGTTCAATACATCTATGGCTTCTGGAGCAAAAAAAGCCGCCGATGCAAACAGTGTTGATGTTCGAGACTATGAAGTCATTTACAAACTTCTTGAAGATATACAATTAGCAATGGAAGGTCTGCTTGAACCTGATTTAGTAGAAGAGAAAATTGGAGAAGCTGAAGTAAGAGCAATATTTACTATTGGCAAAAGTGCAGTTGCAGGCTGTTATATAACAAATGGGAAGCTACAGCGCAATTGCAAAGTCCGTGTTAAAAGAGCTGATCAAATTGTTTTCAATGGAGATCTTGACTCTTTGAGACGAAATAAAGATGTAGTTAAAGATGTCTCGAGTGGCTTTGAATGTGGAATAGGCTGCGATAGGTTTGCCAATTGGAAAGAAGGCGACACAATTGAAGGCTATAAATTAGTAACACAGCGCAGAAAGTTAAATACTTAAAGCATGAAAACTATCTTATCAACTCATGAAAAGAGATGATATTCTATAAACAACTATTAAGGTGAGATATAACTTGTTAGTCTTCTTCAATCATTTTTGGAGCGATCAATAAGCACTAAAGAAGCAAACAATACAAAGGCTGTAATCTGAATAATTAAATCGTTTTTCAAGACATTTTCACCAGCGAAAGATCTTATGCCCATAATCAAAAGGCCAATGCCAGCAGAAGCTGATAAGGCAAGCCATAAAACACGTCTTATCCCCCTAAAAGGGTTTCGAGACTCTTGTAAAAGTTTTTCACGAATGTTGGGATCTAAATTCAAGGTAAAGTTCCATTGTTAGCCGGTGTAGCTCAGGGGTAGAGCAACTGATTCGTAACCAGTAGGCCAGCGGTTCAATTCCGCTCACCGGCATATTTTGAATTCCAAGTCTAATCATTAAGTCACACAAGAAAATAACTCAATAACCAGAAGATTTATAAATACAACAAAGGAGAGGCCTAAATAGGCCTCTCCTTAATCCAACCGAAAGTATTAAAAATTAATTAATAAAGATTAGATAGAAAGATAACGAAGATTCTGGCTAATGGCACCTGGGGCCATATTTCTACTTGTAAGGCTTAACCTCCTTTAAGGGCACCTAAACGATGCATAGGAGTACCGACTAAATTGACGCACCTTAATCATTGATCCTTGTCAATTCAGACGAAAGCCCAATTTAAATTGAGACTGTTGGAGCAGGCACCAGAAGTCAGCGTGCTTCTAGTAAATGCTCAGGTGGAGTATCTACCGTCATAAGGCACCTCCGAGTTCGATACAAGTATCATTACTGGATATTTATTTCAACGCAATCAGTCTTAATGCCCATTGCGATTTGCTGGTAATTGGATGAAAATGAAAGATTGGCCTAAAAGGAAAAGGTCTGAACGAGTCTCGTAGATCAAACGTTTTTATACATGACAACTGAAAGCATTAAAAAAAGATAATTACTATTAATCCAGGAGAAAGATGCTATTTCAACTTAGCTACTAGCCATATCGGCATATAAGAAATCATCCATTAATAAAGAAGCTCATTGTCTGAAATTTTTTATTGAACAGAGAAAGAAGCATACTACTCTTAAATTATGACAAGTGAAGTCTAAATACCTCAAATAAATTAATCTTATTACGATAATTATTTTTTTAAATATAGATAATAGGTTCTAGTTATGATATTTAAGCATGTATTATATGCTTAAATATCTTTTGCTAACTTAATAATTAATTCCACCAATTCGTCTCCAAAACAATTAGAGTTTATTCTAGCCTTATTATTGGCATGAATAGATTTATCTGAGTTTAGTGTTTGAGGCTCTCTACTGTCACAACAATTACAAACTATATGCACTTTCCTGCCGTCCTTTTGTTCTTTAACTCTAGCAAATACCCAAGACTTAGCTTGTATGTTTGTCCAATTTTCAAATGGACCTTGGCAATCTATTTGCTTTTGACAAGTATCCTTATCACGAAAGATACCTGAATGCTGCAAGTGTTTATATCTGAAACCTTGCTGTCTAGCCTGCTTGATTCCTATGTGTGTAATTTGGGAGTGCAATTTTAGTGTAGTTATAAATAAGACTTAACTGAATATATATTAAGAATACAAAAATAAACAAAATAATCAAATATCAGAAGTCACATGAAGATGAGAAGCCTTCTAAAACAACTGGATAGATGCTGATATATCCTCTTAGAAGAACTCCTATAACAATTAATTCTCAAGTCTTT is a window of Prochlorococcus marinus subsp. marinus str. CCMP1375 DNA encoding:
- the infB gene encoding translation initiation factor IF-2 encodes the protein MTSSGKIRIYELSRDLHLENKDVLDAANKLSISAKSHSSSISDEDATKIKKLLLAQKSSNSSSPPAKQKPNKEILTLKKAITSPPTKSEANAKTNASLDKTSSLKNKPASPKKEIPTSPKPPSAAKQRVDAIKKPTPSISKNNSLKVQPTIKKPSLVSPKQPNIPSPPIAPNKGIKPTIKRQDSNNENLETNKTKAKPNIVSKPQARQIKQSSDLINRSPKTSPKQPIQEIQTNKPKAPQRPIAPPPRPKVQSQFNQKPGNNNLRGGPNQRKGIPQGAPSGQPGSTKHPRNLPTGSYKGNRVELVGAPIRRNTKPDNGGRGARDGNFRQGGPNQGPPISRQGGARRQEGGGGRGQQMRPRTGMPPGMRKPVAPGELMQLQKPTSSATPPIKRGDLNKGPKKDGISTAKPPANRPTPSAAPKRPPARTGAPGSSRKRKPDWDDAAKLEALRNKSPQKQRQKVHIIGENDDALTAETSGFAGGGQAVVLSASLARPGKPKASKKSGSKPTGALRKRKKESTRQRQRRRAMELRAAREAKQIRPEMIVVPEDNITVQELADKLSVESSEIIKSLFFKGITATVTQSLDLSTIETVAEEFGVPVLQDDIEEAAKKTVEMIEETDIKHLTRRPPVVTVMGHVDHGKTSLLDAIRKARVAAGEAGGITQHIGAYQVEVEHEKKLRTLTFLDTPGHEAFTAMRARGTKVTDVAVLVVAADDGVRPQTLEAISHARAAKVPIVVAINKIDKEGASPDRVKQELSEQELVAEEWGGDVVMMPVSAIKGENIDKLLEMILLVTEVEDLQANPARLAKGTVIEAHLDKAKGPVATLLVQNGTLKAGDVVAAGPVLGKVRAMVDENGKRLKEAGPSCPVEALGFNEVPTAGDEFEVYPDEKSARSVVGERASDARATRLAQQMASRRVSLSAMSGQVNDGDLKELNLILKADVQGSVEAILGSLEQLPKDEVQVRVLLSAPGEITETDVDLAAASGAVIIGFNTSMASGAKKAADANSVDVRDYEVIYKLLEDIQLAMEGLLEPDLVEEKIGEAEVRAIFTIGKSAVAGCYITNGKLQRNCKVRVKRADQIVFNGDLDSLRRNKDVVKDVSSGFECGIGCDRFANWKEGDTIEGYKLVTQRRKLNT
- a CDS encoding YlxR family protein, encoding MKRNSVLRRCVACKKLVDRKQLWRVVRDYQDGIVLDQGMGRSAYLCPSENCLKEAWQRKRLQKALRCQVNVSVLEVLQNRLNHCNDSITKAI
- a CDS encoding DUF3493 domain-containing protein, which translates into the protein MNLDPNIREKLLQESRNPFRGIRRVLWLALSASAGIGLLIMGIRSFAGENVLKNDLIIQITAFVLFASLVLIDRSKND
- the nusA gene encoding transcription termination factor NusA, with the protein product MALVLLPGLNNLIEDISEEKKLPAQVVETALREALLKGYERYRKTLYLGINENPFEEEYFSNFDIGLDLDQEGYRVLASKIIVEEVDSEDHQIALAEVMQVAEDAQAGDTVVLDVTPEKEEFGRMAASTTKQVLSQKLRDQQRRMIQEEFADLEDPVLTARVIRFERQSVIMAVSSGLGRPEVEAELPRRDQLPNDNYRANATFKVFLKEVSEVPRRGPQLFVSRANAGLVVYLFENEVPEIQEGSVRIVAVAREANPPSRSVGPRTKVAVDSIEREVDPVGACIGARGSRIQQVVNELRGEKIDVIRWSTDPIQYICNSLSPARVENVRLVDPDGQHAHVLVPPDQLSLAIGREGQNVRLAARLTGWKIDIKNSQEYDQSAEDAIVAELITHREEEESLQKEAEDRLAAEQAARAEEDARLRELYPLPEDEEEESENIENDTSSLEMNYNDEESKDSYIPEESNSNEDRER
- a CDS encoding ribosome maturation factor RimP codes for the protein MQKHIVKDLELLAANAAAKEGFEIIRLEVLAQMKPMKIQLQIRHKNGSDVSLEDCSRLSRPIGEVIENSKLINQSYILEISSPGLSDILETDKEFATFKGFPIQVSTKNKSNSTILQNGLLHTKSKEHLLINIKGKMSKIPIDNVIQVRLASPTD